In a single window of the Candidatus Eisenbacteria bacterium genome:
- a CDS encoding KpsF/GutQ family sugar-phosphate isomerase, translated as MERARAVCRREAEAIREAEERIDGAFARAVEILHRAVVRPEDPEGTGLGKIVVTGLGKSGLVARKIAATFNSTGAAAYYLHPVEAIHGDLGMVRSEDVVVAISRSGGNEELLRLIPSLRLLGVPIILITANPDSELARFATEVLRIGDGPEACSLNLAPTASVVASLAVGDALAVTLFDLRGLKCDDFARFHPGGVLGRRLLLRVEDLMLHGDGVPLVRENADMRAVLMEIVEKRVGATGVVDDEGTLTGIITDGDLKRILLRHEETGGLRARDMMTRNPKTIGPDSLVAEALKKMTDDPKSILPCLLVTDQSGRPIGFLHHYACLQSGVTE; from the coding sequence ATCGAGAGGGCGCGGGCGGTCTGCCGGCGTGAGGCGGAGGCGATCCGGGAGGCGGAGGAGAGGATCGACGGCGCCTTCGCGCGAGCGGTGGAGATCCTGCATCGTGCCGTCGTGCGGCCCGAGGACCCGGAGGGGACGGGGCTCGGCAAGATCGTAGTGACCGGGCTCGGCAAATCCGGATTGGTGGCGCGGAAGATCGCCGCCACATTCAATTCCACCGGCGCCGCCGCCTACTACCTTCATCCCGTCGAGGCGATCCACGGCGACCTGGGGATGGTCCGTTCCGAAGACGTGGTGGTGGCGATCTCCCGTTCCGGCGGGAACGAGGAATTGCTCCGGCTCATCCCTTCGCTCCGCCTGTTGGGGGTTCCGATCATCCTGATCACGGCGAATCCGGATTCGGAGCTTGCCCGTTTCGCGACAGAAGTCCTGAGGATCGGCGACGGTCCGGAGGCGTGCAGCCTGAATCTGGCGCCGACGGCGAGCGTCGTGGCGAGCCTGGCCGTCGGGGACGCCCTGGCCGTCACGCTTTTCGACCTTAGAGGTCTAAAATGTGATGACTTCGCCCGATTTCATCCGGGCGGCGTGCTTGGAAGAAGGCTCCTCCTTCGCGTGGAGGACCTGATGCTCCACGGAGACGGCGTCCCCCTGGTGCGGGAAAACGCGGACATGCGCGCCGTGCTCATGGAGATCGTGGAGAAACGGGTCGGGGCGACGGGGGTGGTGGACGACGAGGGAACCCTGACCGGCATCATCACCGACGGCGATCTGAAACGGATCCTTCTCCGCCACGAGGAGACGGGAGGACTGCGGGCCCGGGACATGATGACCCGAAACCCGAAGACCATCGGTCCCGACTCACTCGTCGCGGAAGCCCTCAAGAAAATGACCGACGACCCGAAAAGTATTTTACCGTGCTTACTGGTTACGGATCAATCCGGTAGACCGATCGGGTTCTTGCATCACTACGCTTGTCTGCAGAGCGGCGTGACCGAGTAA